Proteins encoded within one genomic window of Sphaerotilus montanus:
- a CDS encoding SPOR domain-containing protein, producing MASNGKTQRGGFGVGVVVGLLVGLVLALGVALYVTKAPIPFMDKVPQRTAEQDAAEIEKNRHWDPNSPLHGKNPARPAPGPARTDSGNGTAAAAQERVASAVANAAAAVVPAPSAAAARASATAATAASASARPGADAFVYFVQVGAYVSTDDAEQQRAKLAMGGLKARITEREQAGRLMYRVRLGPFETREDAERMRDQTTASGYGEAALVRVPR from the coding sequence ATGGCAAGACACAGCGCGGTGGCTTCGGCGTCGGCGTGGTCGTGGGGCTGCTGGTCGGCCTCGTGCTGGCGCTGGGTGTGGCGCTCTATGTGACCAAGGCGCCGATTCCCTTCATGGACAAGGTGCCCCAGCGCACCGCCGAGCAGGACGCGGCCGAGATCGAGAAGAACAGGCACTGGGACCCGAACTCGCCGTTGCACGGCAAGAACCCGGCCAGGCCCGCCCCCGGTCCGGCGCGCACCGACAGCGGCAACGGCACTGCGGCCGCAGCCCAGGAGCGTGTGGCCAGTGCCGTCGCGAATGCGGCCGCTGCCGTGGTTCCGGCGCCCAGTGCAGCGGCTGCGCGCGCATCGGCGACAGCCGCCACGGCGGCGAGTGCGTCAGCCAGACCGGGGGCTGACGCGTTCGTGTATTTCGTGCAGGTCGGGGCGTACGTCAGCACCGACGACGCCGAGCAGCAGCGCGCCAAGCTGGCGATGGGGGGCCTGAAAGCCCGCATCACCGAACGCGAGCAGGCCGGGCGCCTGATGTACCGTGTGCGCCTGGGGCCATTCGAGACGCGTGAGGATGCAGAGCGGATGCGCGACCAGACGACGGCGTCCGGTTATGGCGAAGCGGCGCTGGTGCGCGTGCCGCGTTGA
- a CDS encoding thiol:disulfide interchange protein DsbA/DsbL, translating to MKRREFVVGSTAALALSGASPLVSAQGAFQEGKHFVRLSTAVPVSAPAGKIEVIEFFWYGCPHCNAFEPTLEAWIRKLPADVAFKRMHVGFRPNFEPQQRFYATLEALGLVEQIHRKVFYAIHQQGQKLDKPEALIEFAVQNGADRAKFTEMYNSFGMQSKVRQSKLLSEAYKIDGVPALGIHGRYYTSPSLAGGDNTPELEGQVRALALTDQLIARSRKGV from the coding sequence ATGAAGCGTCGTGAGTTTGTCGTGGGCAGCACTGCCGCCCTCGCGCTGTCCGGGGCCAGCCCCCTCGTCTCGGCCCAGGGTGCGTTCCAGGAAGGCAAGCACTTCGTCCGCCTGTCCACCGCGGTTCCGGTCTCGGCGCCTGCGGGCAAGATCGAGGTGATCGAGTTCTTCTGGTATGGCTGCCCGCACTGCAACGCCTTCGAGCCGACGCTGGAAGCCTGGATCAGGAAGCTGCCTGCCGATGTGGCCTTCAAGCGCATGCACGTGGGGTTCCGGCCCAACTTCGAGCCGCAGCAGCGCTTCTACGCGACGCTGGAGGCGCTCGGGCTGGTCGAGCAGATCCACCGCAAGGTCTTCTACGCGATCCACCAGCAGGGCCAGAAACTCGACAAGCCCGAGGCGCTGATCGAGTTCGCGGTGCAGAACGGGGCCGACCGGGCCAAGTTCACCGAGATGTACAACTCCTTCGGCATGCAGAGCAAGGTCCGCCAGAGCAAGCTGCTCTCCGAGGCCTACAAGATCGATGGCGTGCCGGCGCTCGGCATCCATGGCCGTTATTACACCTCCCCTTCGCTCGCTGGCGGTGACAACACGCCCGAGCTCGAAGGACAGGTCCGCGCACTGGCGCTGACGGACCAGCTCATCGCCCGCTCGCGCAAAGGCGTCTGA